A part of Salvelinus alpinus chromosome 23, SLU_Salpinus.1, whole genome shotgun sequence genomic DNA contains:
- the LOC139551029 gene encoding transcription factor JunD-like, translating into MEITLYPGSVLNTRGISSLYSYNSMMKKDMSLNLDDHSSNLKPNLRDADGILNSSDLGLLKLATPDLERLIIQSNGMVTTTPTSQFLYPKSASDEQEFAEGFVKALEDLHKQNQLSEGTCVPPDRLDLIGSNAAPVGLPSDLPVYTTLNGYGNSPLGTTVNYSTDTIPFPPPPSNLMSVHQQAAAAALSRLQAFKDEPQTVPDMQCFGDSPPLSPIDMDNQERIKAERKKLRNRIAASKCRKRKLERISRLEDKVKNLKTQNTELASTASVLREQVAQLKQKVMNHVSNGCQLMPKQVQVY; encoded by the coding sequence ATGGAAATAACCCTTTACCCTGGTAGTGTGCTGAATACTCGAGGGATCTCAAGCCTCTATTCCTACAACAGCATGATGAAAAAAGACATGAGTCTAAACCTGGACGACCACAGCTCCAATCTGAAACCGAATCTCCGGGACGCAGACGGAATTCTGAACTCTTCGGACTTGGGACTCTTGAAATTGGCCACTCCGGACCTAGAACGATTGATTATCCAATCGAATGGAATGGTTACGACGACCCCAACCTCTCAGTTCCTCTATCCGAAGTCAGCCAGCGACGAACAAGAATTCGCGGAAGGCTTCGTGAAGGCGCTTGAGGATCTTCACAAGCAGAACCAGCTGAGCGAGGGGACGTGCGTACCACCGGACAGACTGGACCTAATCGGCTCCAACGCAGCCCCGGTCGGCTTGCCGTCAGATCTGCCAGTGTACACGACTTTGAACGGCTATGGAAATAGCCCACTGGGCACCACAGTGAATTATTCCACGGATACCATTCCATTCCCACCGCCACCTTCTAATCTGATGAGCGTCCATCAACAGGCGGCTGCGGCAGCGCTGTCACGGCTCCAGGCGTTCAAGGACGAGCCGCAGACGGTCCCCGACATGCAGTGCTTTGGAGACAGCCCGCCGTTGTCTCCTATTGACATGGACAACCAGGAGCGCATCAAAGCTGAGAGGAAAAAGCTGCGCAACAGAATAGCGGCGTCCAAGTGTCGCAAAAGAAAGCTGGAGAGAATATCGCGTCTTGAAGACAAGGTCAAAAACCTGAAGACTCAGAACACTGAACTGGCCTCCACAGCCAGTGTGCTCAGAGAGCAAGTGGCCCAGTTGAAACAAAAGGTTATGAACCATGTCAGTAATGGATGTCAGCTTATGCCAAAGCAAGTACAAGTTTACTAG